The Schizosaccharomyces pombe strain 972h- genome assembly, chromosome: I genome contains a region encoding:
- the gid10 gene encoding Vid24 family protein, producing the protein MPRSLDNFQNEDSSHPNEQGAWADSGSGFPNPNSNDVSNSQRNHHRHMFPLARIRSELSEQDSSISFTHDPLHIPLPNPSNNNDNIFHPQVHSSFHSRSASRQRRRSGLSRSNATRYSRRSLSDWLETIRENNYDEASIPSFFSPHTERLVGRVLRLNRYLQNSELLDRNSSTFGSNPNSVFSAQPTEPSVEPPTSSFPIQPPLPPSRSISISNPQSLSFPSSFDQSNYNFQAASTPQFNPLIEHLRRSNSPLNPSHDSAGASTFNTYFPNSTYQNILNSLDNNPAVLDLNGPPNQESSSSASSYGSRTQTPNARSCSLNIVFHKHKKVCTYYMIRHYAKRRLFITPTWWLRSGSVFRGLQFGGVQSISGLPPLTNPKERWIVDVSIHVVDYKRRALEGQLNAQARSSDPSSTISTAWTGEILDFSEKLNFATEKWSAPLEIDVCYWRKLAPFQNMDTNTFLETITNPKKLYKICQKYIFMRWKDMLILKDQTDTSESRITGFYFCCLCRENGYIQGYYYDPKHAFCSQPLNLFPEQPSLSPSYHFV; encoded by the coding sequence ATGCCTCGATCGCTAGacaatttccaaaatgaAGACTCAAGCCACCCAAATGAGCAAGGCGCTTGGGCAGATTCTGGTTCCGGATTCCCAAACCCAAATTCAAACGACGTATCTAATTCCCAACGCAACCATCACCGTCATATGTTTCCATTAGCGCGTATTCGTTCCGAGCTGAGTGAACAAGATTCTTCCATTTCATTTACTCATGATCCTTTACACATACCTTTACCAAACCCTTCAAACAATAATgacaatatttttcatcctCAAGttcattcttcttttcattcTAGATCGGCTTCCCGTCAAAGGAGAAGAAGCGGCCTTTCACGGAGTAACGCTACTAGATACTCACGAAGAAGTCTTTCAGATTGGTTGGAGACCATTagagaaaataattatgaTGAAGCCTCCATTCCCTCATTCTTTTCACCTCATACCGAACGATTAGTCGGACGTGTTTTACGATTGAATCgttatttacaaaacagCGAGTTACTGGATCGGAATTCCTCGACATTTGGTTCTAACCCGAATAGTGTTTTTTCTGCCCAACCGACAGAGCCTAGTGTTGAACCTCCAACTTCGTCTTTTCCTATCCAACCACCACTTCCTCCTTCTAGGTCTATTAGTATTTCAAATCCTCAGTCACTGAGTTTTCCATCTTCTTTCGATCAGtcaaattataattttcaaGCTGCTTCGACTCCACAATTCAATCCTTTAATTGAACATTTACGGAGGTCCAATTCACCCTTAAATCCCTCCCACGACAGCGCTGGCGCATCCACTTTTAATACTTACTTTCCTAATTCTACTTATCAAAATATCCTTAATTCTTTGGATAATAACCCTGCTGTCTTAGACCTCAACGGGCCTCCGAATCAAGAATCAAGTTCTTCTGCAAGTAGCTATGGATCTCGGACACAAACTCCAAACGCTAGGTCGTGCTCTTTAAATATAGTTTTTCATAAACacaaaaaagtttgtaCGTATTACATGATCCGTCATTATGCAAAGCGTCGTCTTTTCATTACACCCACTTGGTGGCTTCGTAGTGGCTCTGTTTTTCGAGGCTTACAATTTGGGGGAGTCCAATCAATATCTGGATTACCTCCTTTAACAAATCCCAAGGAGAGGTGGATTGTAGACGTTTCAATCCATGTGGTGGACTATAAACGGAGAGCTTTAGAGGGCCAGTTGAATGCTCAAGCTCGATCTTCTGACCCATCTTCGACCATTTCAACTGCTTGGACTGGGGAGATTCTTGATTTTTCAgagaaattaaattttgctACTGAAAAATGGAGTGCCCCTTTAGAAATCGACGTTTGCTATTGGCGAAAGCTTGctccttttcaaaatatggATACCAATACCTTTCTTGAAACCATTACTAATCCGAAGAAGTTGTATAAGATTTGTCAAAAGTACATTTTTATGCGATGGAAGGACATgctaattttaaaagaccAGACAGACACATCCGAATCGAGAATAACTGGCTTTTATTTCTGCTGTTTATGTAGAGAAAATGGATATATACAGGGGTATTACTACGACCCTAAGCATGCATTTTGTTCACAGcctttaaatctttttcctGAGCAGCCGAGTCTGTCTCCTTCTTATCACTTTGTTTAA
- the sls1 gene encoding translation factor Sls1, producing the protein MVKGSLLNRNINALNCRCLAQKLTSWGLLNIRSIHADSNRGVVNSSNLIIIPPYKPKSKSVLRSPYLTSHYVDALAFKLVEDPTVHNTLEDVFQDIESYKPKSVNTSAKSFRQLVNTLEVAFRKEQLRKFAKVFHIKSSSLRKKEIIERILLDHWKLRIHGDAMDDMLAIKDVTLCPLEMFFLLLNNASALRDISQKHAAHVVINVTNNNIKIEAKKRDVAIVEELISGIFKHLKSKTIDVTEYYANIINKNAVLLSERCKAYIELSGKAQIKITTAFGNCSFDEIERKLLSFVMLFENTDKCLIDSECLTSKKSFTLNDFTYDFRLPWYLKDDSWKRWCRVKEYSWNTSVLSDEALTRNSLTLPVPIKPSINKDISSIEVKDLSQKNTTQSKKLNSYIRDSFHSVNDFWFSSHATNTEQCFTKRLTATFGYSLFSSSFLSHTKNPDVASFYVKERSKAHHFLFNTFVDQIPSYLKNHSILDETTRKSFYRIILSSNSLSTSLTYPLIEIILPIKNGFLMGKETFQIAFKKSRGYQILLPESELDLKINTTTFKTIANNKSVDAFLDDCVSFFSRPEMTQDSQLNASSGFLTNFSLKDSTDRFYKVLSYEKVSERFVKIDDSYITYSDIFSPLSHSHKDWFRIHTEENSSKNFYEIISEIVGGFPYYSQANERSLIS; encoded by the coding sequence atggtAAAAGGATCATTATTGAATCGTAATATCAACGCCTTAAACTGCAGGTGCTTGGCTCAAAAGCTGACTTCATGGGGGTTGCTAAATATAAGGAGTATTCACGCTGATTCTAATAGAGGAGTTGTAAATAGCTCTAATCTTATAATAATACCTCCTTATAAACCAAAATCTAAAAGCGTGTTGCGCTCACCTTACTTAACATCACATTACGTTGATGCTTTGGCTTTTAAACTTGTTGAGGATCCGACAGTTCATAATACTCTTGAAGATGTTTTTCAAGATATTGAATCTTATAAACCAAAAAGTGTAAATACGTCTGCTAAAAGCTTTCGTCAACTTGTGAATACATTGGAAGTTGCCTTTCGTAAAGAACAATTGCGGAAATTTGCTAAAGTTTTTCATATTAAAAGTTCATCTCTTCGGAAAAAAGAGATAATCGAGCGTATTTTGCTTGATCATTGGAAGCTACGAATTCATGGCGATGCGATGGACGATATGCTCGCAATAAAAGACGTGACGCTTTGTCCGTTGGAGATGTTTTTCCTTCTGTTGAATAATGCTAGTGCATTAAGAGATATCTCTCAAAAGCATGCAGCGCATGTAGTAATTAATGTAACAAACAATAACATTAAAATCGAGGCTAAAAAACGAGATGTCGCAATTGTTGAAGAGCTCATTAGTGGaatatttaaacatttgaagtcaaaaacaattgatgTTACTGAGTATTATgcaaatataataaataagaaCGCTGTTCTTCTTTCTGAAAGATGCAAAGCGTATATTGAATTATCTGGAAAAGctcaaattaaaataacaaCTGCTTTTGGTAATTGTTCATTCGacgaaattgaaagaaaattactttctttCGTCATGCTTTTTGAGAATACAGACAAGTGTTTAATAGATTCGGAGTGCTtaacttccaaaaaatcCTTTACTCTTAATGACTTCACCTATGACTTTCGATTGCCTTGGTATTTAAAGGATGACTCCTGGAAACGATGGTGTAGGGTAAAAGAGTATTCCTGGAACACCAGTGTTTTATCTGACGAAGCGTTGACACGAAATTCCTTAACTCTCCCTGTACCCATTAAACCATCAATAAATAAGGACATATCTTCAATTGAGGTCAAGGATCTTagtcaaaaaaatactactcaatcaaaaaaactaaattcCTATATTAGAGATTCATTCCATTCAGTTAATGACTTTTGGTTCAGTAGCCATGCGACAAACACAGAACAATGCTTCACAAAAAGACTAACGGCAACTTTTGGATATAGTTTATTTAGCAGTTCTTTCCTTTCACATACGAAAAATCCTGACGTTGCATCATTTTATGTTAAAGAACGATCAAAAGCacatcattttttgtttaatacCTTTGTTGATCAAATTCCTagttatttgaaaaatcattcTATTTTGGATGAGACAACTCGAAAAAGTTTCTATAGAATTATTTTGTCTTCAAATTCCTTGTCTACATCTCTTACATACCCCTTAATCGAAATTATACTTCCAATAAAGAACGGGTTTTTAATGGGTAAGGAAACTTTTCAGAtagctttcaaaaaatcgaGAGGATATCAGATCCTACTTCCTGAATCCGAACTCGatttaaagataaataCTACAACTTTCAAAACTATTGCAAACAACAAATCTGTTGACGCTTTCTTGGATGACTgtgtttcatttttttctcgCCCAGAAATGACACAAGATTCCCAGTTAAACGCTTCATCTGGGTTCcttacaaatttttctcTCAAAGATTCTACAGATCGTTTTTACAAAGTACTGTCGTACGAAAAAGTTAGTGAACGATTTGTTAAAATCGATGATTCCTATATAACCTACTCGGACATTTTTTCACCCTTAAGCCACTCCCATAAAGATTGGTTTCGAATCCATACTGAAGAAAATTCttctaaaaacttttacGAAATAATTTCAGAGATTGTTGGGGGGTTTCCATATTATTCACAAGCAAATGAAAGAAGTTTAATATCTTAA
- the sec71 gene encoding Sec7 domain-containing protein sec71, with amino-acid sequence MTDLEIETVSRVSSNPDEVKGSSVVEEEPDSESTIKSRVSDEIDEHDSIPEQSNTEKSIEINDKNLEAEKDIESNLSLRPPEDDLDSRSIESEQTGTLSKQTTSTSEAPQDLKIWKNISNASNQNSGKLNPQLFVIEAFKHMSKAKATKRHKKLREAINNVQIELQKQPFLLPEVILEPLVMACQTNSTTLLTITLDCFAKLIDYNYFDSPTLNPSDITLMERVVNTIASCFCGESTPERVQLQIVKALLAAITSERTIIRHSFLLTAVRQTYNIFLLCKDSTTQAIAQVALLQMVDSVFQRLSTVLNHEREFSTINMNKSSSNGTPDRANSPIPSQLSENKLTLESFEHRKSFDQVREEAPLEEDSLEQQLLRDAFLLIRALCKLSIKNIPYEHEYDLKSQSMRSKLMSLHLIYHILRTYMNILSDINVKIRSPTSTPTPLIDAVKQYICLALAKNVVSHVLPVFEISCEIFWLILSELKNFFKSELEVFFTEIFFPILEMRTSSNQQKIVLLNIFHRMCEEPQTLIELYLNYDCISGNTENIYERAIVTLSRIASQSTSDPPPSFVFRDDQLVIDKPGFVYHTLNDIPQLNSSTIGSYVHSHNPPYFDYQIRLKSYRCLISTLSSLFTWCNQTFAPTVEITAKDDETESTSKGEEPQKSKSEPPSAGINSTSMDNLESSGQALATDDPSQFENLKHRKKQLQEAIQKFNYKPKEGIKILLSSHFIASKTPTDIAKFLISTEGLDKAVLGEYLGEGNDENIAIMHSFVDHMSFNDIPFVNALRSFLQKFRLPGEAQKIDRFMLKFAEKYIDDNLGVFKNADTAYILAYSIIMLNTDLHSPQVKNRMTCQDFIKNNRGVDDGANLSDSFLTEVYEEIQKNEIVLKDEQDPTSNFPEIPGTSNLSFAANISNALATVGRDLQREAYYMASNKMANKTEALFKDLIREQRERGKLSGNDIYYTARHFEHVCPMFEAVWMPILAAFSEPLQLSSDPALIQLSLDGFRLAMNVIFFFSMDLPRNAFMQTLTKFTHLNNTSELKWTNMHALKTLLEISLAHGDKLRDSWKDVLLCISQLERVQLISAGVDINSLPDVSTTKPLRKSLDKNIRQSRSGSISLKHSKSFQSASTHSTKSSSVEIVREYSSREVVMAVDMLFSNTRNLGSEGIYDFVKALIEVSWEEIECSLELSNPRLFSLQKLVEISYYNMRRIRMEWSSIWSLLGTYFTQVSCHENSIIASFALDSLRQFSMQFLEIEELSHFKFQKDFLQPFSHAMENSQDLKIKDLVLRCIDQMIKARYQNIRSGWRTIFHILAYASKIENLLVLQCAISVVSSLGHEHISCVLTQGAYIDLISCITKFAKLNGNQKFCLSCVDMLKNLEHELIKHLKHMKKESVYSKKLEEEYWLPFLLSFNEIICEASDLEVRSKALKVLFDCLYRHADDFDEEFWETVSNKALLSIFSILSITNSQRLYLAKNTEETEVWMLTTMVEALKAFIELIKNLFERLHFLLPKALNLLEKCICQENSMISKVGLSCFSQFVLKNKNQFKDVDWDEIINSINQLLQMTLPIELRDPSLYPQVNSDSSLEDVKENSFRPHEISRFNSQSVFKSKKHHLKSIVVKCTLQLLMLNCLWELFHSDNMLTNIPKRKMVKLLDILKQSWEFAESFNSDFEIRAKILSSGIVEHMPNLLSQEALCAKLYFYTAFECMSSLKSDSHDTEEYNDLMDVFQKKIYLASQLVLHGFQRVIGDNPVKGVAAFQPVIAALVSYINSLDEIQFSRGKSEFYQLLCAIVACGHIDQQLGTSLSNAFLRYAC; translated from the exons ATGACAGATTTGGAGATAGAAACCGTTAGTAGGGTTTCTAGTAATCCTGATGAAGTAAAAGGATCGTCTGTTGTCGAAGAAGAACCGGATAGTGAATCAACAATCAAAAGTCGAGTTTCTGATGAAATAGATGAACATGATTCCATACCTGAACAGTCTAATACTGAAAAAAGTATAGAAATTAACGATAAAAACTTAGAAGCGGAAAAAGATATTGAAAGCAATCTATCTCTAAGACCTCCAGAAGATGACTTAGATTCACGTTCGATTGAAAGTGAACAAACAGGTACTCTGAGCAAACAGACTACATCTACTTCTGAAGCTCCACAAGATCTAAAGATTTGGAAGAATATTTCAAACGCCTCTAACCAAAACTCTGGCAAACTCAATCCTCAACTCTTCGTAATTGAGGCTTTTAAGCATATGTCAAAAGCAAAGGCTACAAAACGGCATAAGAAGCTTAGGGAGGCTATCAATAATGTCCAAATAGAATTACAAAAGCAgccatttcttcttcccGAAGTCATTTTGGAACCTTTGGTAATGGCTTGTCAAACAAATAGTACAACGTTGCTGACTATTACTTTGGATTGCTTTGCCAAGCTGATTGAttacaattattttgattCCCCAACATTAAATCCATCGGATATTACCTTAATGGAACGTGTGGTTAACACTATTGCATCCTGTTTTTGCGGTGAGTCTACTCCAGAAAGAGTGCAGCTACAAATTGTAAAGGCTTTATTGGCAGCTATTACTTCTGAAAGGACAATCATTAGACATTCGTTTTTACTTACAGCAGTGAGGCAAACTTACAATATTTTCCTCTTATGTAAAGACTCAACTACCCAAGCCATTGCTCAGGTAGCTCTTTTACAAATGGTTGATTCAGTATTCCAGCGCCTTTCTACCGTTCTTAATCATGAAAGAGAATTTTCTACTATTAACATGAATAAATCATCCAGTAATGGAACTC CTGATCGTGCTAACTCTCCTATACCTTCTCAATTATCAGAAAACAAACTCACACTTGAATCTTTCGAGCACAGAAAAAGCTTTGACCAGGTTCGTGAAGAAGCTCCTTTGGAAGAGGATTCTTTGGAGCAACAGTTGCTTCGGGAtgcatttttgttaatcaGAGCTTTATGTAAGCtttctattaaaaacattCCGTATGAGCATGAATACGACCTAAAGTCGCAATCGATGCGATCAAAGTTGATGAGCTTGCATCTTATATATCATATTCTTCGAACTTATATGAACATCCTTTCGGACATAAATGTGAAAATAAGGTCTCCAACTTCAACTCCGACACCATTGATTGACGCTGTTAAACAATACATTTGCCTTGCATTGGCTAAAAATGTGGTTAGCCATGTTTTACCGGTATTCGAGATTTCTTGTGAAATATTTTGGTTAATTCTTtctgaattaaaaaattttttcaagtcaGAGTTAGAAGTGTTTTTTACCGAAATCTTCTTTCCCATATTGGAAATGCGAACCTCTAGcaatcaacaaaaaattgtacTGCTGAATATTTTTCACCGCATGTGTGAAGAACCACAGACCTTAATTGAACTTTATCTTAATTATGACTGTATAAGTGGTAATactgaaaatatttatgaaaGAGCAATTGTTACTCTATCAAGGATTGCAAGTCAGAGTACTTCTGATCCTCCTCCTTCATTTGTTTTCCGTGATGACCAGCTAGTAATTGATAAACCGGGGTTTGTATATCATACATTGAATGATATTCCTCAGCTTAATTCGTCAACAATTGGAAGCTATGTTCATTCGCACAATCCACCTTACTTTGATTATCAAATTCGGTTGAAGTCTTATAGATGTTTAATATCTACTTTATCTTCTCTATTTACATGGTGTAATCAAACATTTGCGCCTACTGTCGAAATAACGGCGAAGGACGACGAAACAGAGTCGACTTCAAAAGGAGAAGAACCACAGAAAAGTAAATCAGAGCCCCCTTCCGCAGGTATAAATAGTACATCAATGGATAATTTGGAATCTTCTGGTCAGGCTTTAGCTACAGACGATCCTTCTcagtttgaaaatttaaaacatcGAAAGAAACAATTACAAGAAgcaatacaaaaatttaactaCAAACCAAAAGAGGGAATTAAGATTCTACTTTCAAGTCATTTTATTGCTTCCAAAACTCCTACCGATAttgctaaatttttaatctCTACAGAAGGCTTGGATAAAGCTGTGCTAGGCGAGTATTTAGGAGAAGGAAATGACGAGAATATTGCTATCATGCACTCTTTCGTTGACCACATGAGTTTCAATGATATTCCATTTGTGAATGCCCTTCGttcatttttacaaaaatttcgtTTACCCGGTGAAGCGCAAAAGATTGACAGATTCATGCTCAAGTTTgcagaaaaatatattgatGACAATCTTggtgtttttaaaaatgcagACACTGCTTATATTCTAGCATATTCAATTATTATGTTAAATACTGATTTACATTCTCCCCAAGTTAAAAATCGGATGACATGTCaagattttattaaaaataacagAGGTGTGGATGATGGTGCTAATCTGAGCGATTCGTTTTTGACTGAGGTATATGAggaaatccaaaaaaacgaaattgttttgaaagATGAGCAAGATCCTACTTCCAACTTTCCAGAAATACCCGGGACTAGTAATCTTAGCTTTGCTGCTAACATAAGTAATGCATTGGCGACGGTTGGAAGAGATTTGCAAAGGGAAGCATACTATATGGCTTCCAATAAGATGGCCAACAAGACCGAAGCGTTgtttaaagatttaattCGTGAACAACGTGAAAGAGGAAAACTTTCAGgaaatgatatttattatactGCTAGGCACTTTGAGCATGTTTGTCCGATGTTTGAAGCTGTTTGGATGCCAATTCTCGCGGCATTCTCTGAACCATTGCAACTCTCCTCTGATCCAGCATTGATTCAACTTTCACTTGATGGATTTCGGTTGGCCATGAACgtcattttctttttctcaatGGATTTACCTAGAAATGCTTTCATGCAAACTTTGACTAAGTTTACTCATTTGAATAATACGTCCGAGTTAAAATGGACGAATATGCACGCTTTGAAAACCCTACTTGAAATTTCACTAGCTCATGGAGATAAGTTGAGAGACTCTTGGAAAGACGTGCTTTTATGTATAAGTCAGTTGGAACGTGTCCAACTAATATCTGCTGGTGTCGACATAAATTCTTTACCAGATGTAAGTACTACCAAACCATTGCGCAAATCTTTAGATAAGAATATACGACAGTCTCGAAGTGGAAGCATTTCGTTAAAACATTCTAAAAGTTTTCAATCTGCCTCCACTCACTCCACTAAATCTAGCTCAGTTGAAATCGTCAGAGAATATAGTTCTCGTGAAGTTGTAATGGCTGTTGATATGCTCTTCTCAAACACTCGAAACCTTGGTAGTGAAGGAATCTACGATTTTGTAAAAGCATTAATTGAGGTCTCTTGGGAAGAAATAGAGTGTTCTTTGGAACTTTCTAATCCGAGGTTATTCAGTTTACAAAAGTTGGTTGAAATATCATATTATAATATGCGTCGTATCCGTATGGAATGGTCCAGTATTTGGTCTTTGTTAGGTACTTATTTTACCCAAGTCAGCTGTCATGAAAACTCAATAATAGCATCTTTTGCTTTAGATTCCTTGAGACAATTTTCTATGCagtttttagaaattgaagagCTCTCTCACTTTAAATTTCAGAAGGACTTCTTACAGCCATTTTCACATGCTATGGAAAATTCGCAGGACCTTAAGATTAAAGACCTTGTCTTACGTTGTATTGATCAAATGATCAAAGCCAGATACCAAAACATACGTTCTGGATGGAGAACCATATTCCATATTCTCGCCTACGCTtctaaaattgaaaatcttTTGGTTTTGCAGTGCGCAATATCTGTTGTATCATCTTTGGGCCATGAACATATCAGCTGCGTCCTTACACAAGGGGCTTATATTGATCTGATATCTTGTATAACTAAGTTTGCTAAACTTAATGGCAATCAAAAGTTCTGTCTGAGTTGTGTGGATatgcttaaaaatttggagCATGAGTTAATTAAGCATTTGAAGCACATGAAAAAAGAGAGTgtatattcaaaaaaactaGAAGAAGAGTACTGGCTTCCGTTTTTGCTGtcatttaatgaaatcaTCTGCGAGGCGTCAGATTTAGAGGTGCGATCTAAAGCCTTGAAGGTTTTATTCGATTGTCTTTATCGACACGCTGATGACTTTGACGAAGAATTTTGGGAAACCGTTTCCAATAAAGCTTTGCTCTcaatattttctattttgtCCATTACTAATTCCCAACGTTTGTATTTAGCAAAGAACACTGAAGAGACTGAAGTATGGATGCTAACAACAATGGTTGAAGCACTAAAAGcttttattgaattaattaaaaacttgttTGAGCgccttcattttttgcttcCTAAGGCGCTGAATTTACTGGAAAAATGTATTTGCCAAGAAAACAGTATGATATCAAAAGTGGGACTTAGTTGTTTTTCTCAATTTGTCCTCAAGAATAAGAATCAATTTAAAGACGTGGACTGGGATGAAATAATTAACTCGATAAATCAGCTGCTTCAAATGACTCTTCCGATAGAACTTCGTGATCCTTCATTGTATCCTCAAGTCAATTCTGATAGTTCTCTTGAGGATGTCAAAGAAAATAGTTTTCGTCCACATGAAATATCAAGGTTTAATAGCCAGAGCGtctttaaatcaaaaaagcaCCATTTGAAAAGTATTGTTGTAAAGTGCACATTACAACTTTTGATGCTTAACTGCCTATGGGAATTATTTCATTCTGACAATATGCTTACCAATATTccgaaaagaaaaatggtAAAATTGCTGGATATCTTAAAGCAATCTTGGGAATTTGCTGAATCTTTTAATTCGGATTTTGAAATACGCGCTAAAATCTTATCCTCGGGCATTGTGGAGCACATGCCCAATCTTTTAAGCCAAGAAGCCTTATGTGCTAAgctatatttttatacCGCATTTGAATGTATGTCTTCTTTGAAGTCGGATTCCCATGATACAGAAGAATATAACGATTTAATGGATGtttttcagaaaaaaatttatcttgCATCGCAATTGGTACTTCATGGTTTTCAAAGGGTAATTGGTGATAACCCTGTAAAGGGAGTTGCTGCATTCCAACCTGTAATAGCCGCCTTGGTTAGCTATATCAATTCACTAGACgaaattcaattttctcGGGGAAAGTCCGAATTCTATCAATTACTGTGTGCCATTGTGGCTTGTGGACATATTGACCAGCAATTGGGAACTTCTCTAAGCAACGCATTTTTAAGATATGCTTGTTGA
- the pgc1 gene encoding glycerophosphoryl diester phosphodiesterase: protein MAFNYSIANTVDDAAQSIAENTSSLATFSKPPLVIAHRGYKAKYPENTILAFQQAVKAGADCVETDVRLTKDEVVCILHDRNLNRVFGVDVDVRDLDYELDNGHFRTIQEPHEPLPTYEQFLHELTKHPGVNLLVDIKPVNDLLIIPRMVDAMLRVNSDLDFWKDKVSFCLWSHRFIPACDRYAPSIPLYHIGFNFAYAERHFVMHPRVKGVSMAVALFLLPHSQDFVDLVHAQGKQVFAWTLNTPSSIYLALIRGCDGLLSDDPVMARALSQGPIVTKSWHYFHYSEWLHMIYGFLRAQFVFFLLRTFVL, encoded by the exons ATGGCTTTTAACTACTCAATTGCCAATACCGTTGATGATGCTGCTCAAAGCATTGCTGAAAATACGAGTTCTTTAGCCACGTTTTCAAAACCGCCTTTGGTCATTGCTCATAGAGG ATACAAAGCTAAGTATCCTGAAAATACTATACTAGCATTTCAACAAGCCGTAAAGGCTGGTGCTGACTGCGTTGAAACAGATGTTCGACTAACTAAAGATGAAGTGGTTTGCATTTTGCATGATAGAAATCTTAACAGAGTATTCGGTGTTGATGTTGATGTTCGAGATCTTGATTATGAATTGGATAATGGTCATTTTCGTACCATTCAAGAGCCTCACGAGCCGTTACCTACCTATGAACAATTTTTGCATGAATTAACCAAGCATCCTGGCGTCAATCTACTTGTTGACATTAAGCCAGTAAACGATTTGTTAATTATTCCCAGAATGGTTGATGCAATGCTTCGGGTTAATTCTGATTTAGACTTTTGGAAAGACAAAGTATCGTTTTGTTTATGGTCACATAGGTTCATCCCTGCTTGTGATCGATATGCCCCATCAATTCCGTTATATCATATTGGATTCAACTTCGCTTATGCTGAAAGACATTTTGTTATGCATCCCAGAGTAAAGGGTGTCAGTATGGCTGTTGCTCTGTTTTTACTTCCTCATTCTCAGGATTTTGTTGATCTCGTTCATGCCCAAGGTAAACAAGTCTTTGCATGGACTTTAAACACACCTTCTTCTATCTATCTTGCTTTAATTAGAGGCTGTGACGGACTTTTATCTGATGATCCGGTGATGGCTAGAGCTCTTTCCCAAGGCCCAATTGTTACCAAATCTTGGCATTATTTCCATTATTCCGAGTGGCTTCATATGATTTATGGTTTCTTACGAGCACAATTTgtcttctttttattgagAACCTTTGTGTTGTAA
- the gem6 gene encoding SMN complex subunit Gem6: MDSHTTEKRRGSYLRVLFKNGRLPVEGFLWNCDPLTGTLILIQPLTPNTDEVEDTHYRFYGIMSDAIQTIEPDESMSPLNQQSLAEYDSLLTS, translated from the coding sequence atggATTCTCACACAACAGAAAAGCGTAGAGGTTCTTACCTGCGCGTCCTGTTTAAGAATGGACGTTTACCAGTAGAAGGATTTCTTTGGAACTGTGATCCCTTGACTGGAACATTAATTTTGATTCAACCTCTTACTCCCAATACAGACGAGGTTGAAGATACTCATTATCGTTTTTATGGTATAATGTCGGATGCTATTCAGACCATTGAACCCGACGAAAGTATGTCTCCTCTTAATCAACAATCGCTAGCAGAATATGATTCTCTATTAACTTCATGA